A part of Bacteroidota bacterium genomic DNA contains:
- a CDS encoding M1 family aminopeptidase: MNRTLAVARLDLRAHLANPLLWVMVALAVLATMSLNGTTALGGDADEIGSDGLRPFVNSPYAVAWLFSLGGFLAYPFFAGLLGGLTVLRDDEARVGPLLFSTPLAPGEYLAGKLAGVVAALGVGLLVHLVALMVHVQFLVEPGATDIRGPFRLGSYLVPFLVFAVPTMWTSAVLAFVVGTASRRPLAVYAVPITMVLGVLFFLWTWRPPGLDPAIDQLLMVLDPSGLRWVYQVLVAGDPGVTYYNTAPLAFDGTFWLNRLVWVVGPLLGLVFALRQQRAIATGARAATKPKRRWLRRASAVDDGERGEIGLFAPLRDLGMTQRRPGFWASVGHVLRAELREMANQPLVYVALLFVVLLVGEFATEQDALGAPALLTAGTMAVGSIEVLTVLGSLLLLFTLVESVRREARTRFDGILYAMPVRTGALLLAKGLANGLLIALLIAVCGVASLMFLAGQGIAPLDLGPFVSVWGLVLTPTFLVWGAFVAAVLSLTGNRFATYGIGLAVLALTAYAFASGRMTWVANWPLWATLRWSDLGWMPLNDGALLFNRALMLALTVAFAAAAWRWFPRRDYDGAWWAHSAGILKRNAVGALGLIALPLALGGTLAYQVRTGFQGQAAEDWATAYWKANYDVWSDIPPPTVAHVDLRIDLQPADRRLDATGTYTVVNGSNAPMAQVPFTNGYGFSEVAWSLDAGASPPVERRPGLDVVTLPAPLVPGDSIALNFAYALTYPRGITRNGGGTAHFLLPEGVLLSTYRGEFVPIPGLIEGLGAPEPAEPRVYPDGWWQDSLATLDALAPPFTASLEVRAPRAYTVTSAGVRTDSTADATHTTVVWETDHPVRALNLMAGKWDEAARPYDGGTNAVYHHPSHRYNIEAMLDAMALARTHYSDWFGPYPWRDLRINEFPDLQTNATAFPVNISMSESAGFLTRPPGNADQAAANLAFIVTVHEIAHMWWGHIVAAAQGPGTGVIVEGIADYATLLLIEEAFGEAARIAFAERLEARFLRGRRAATAVPLVDTREGRDEVAIYNQGAWALWMLHNHLGRDAMFDGLRAFVAERRDSRDAPALQDLLADLRPYAADSTAYDEGVAAWFESMALPAFAWTEVEIEQTFRGRYQLTATLENTGDGSATVVVAATSGNRSADDGDYAEARQTVTLAPGASQRLSWTLRTLPEHLVVDPDARVLMRDRDQAKADV, encoded by the coding sequence TTGAACCGCACCCTGGCCGTCGCGCGCCTCGACCTGCGCGCGCACCTCGCCAACCCGCTGCTGTGGGTGATGGTCGCGCTCGCCGTGCTCGCCACGATGAGCCTCAACGGGACGACCGCGCTCGGCGGCGATGCGGACGAGATCGGGTCCGATGGGCTGCGGCCGTTCGTGAACTCGCCCTACGCGGTTGCCTGGCTCTTCAGTCTGGGCGGCTTCCTGGCGTATCCGTTCTTCGCGGGCCTGCTCGGCGGTCTGACCGTCCTCCGCGACGACGAGGCGCGCGTGGGGCCGCTGCTCTTCAGCACGCCGCTCGCGCCGGGCGAATACCTCGCAGGCAAACTCGCGGGCGTTGTGGCGGCACTCGGGGTCGGGTTGCTGGTCCACCTCGTCGCGCTGATGGTCCACGTCCAGTTCCTCGTCGAGCCGGGCGCGACGGACATTCGCGGGCCGTTCCGGCTGGGCAGCTACCTCGTCCCGTTCCTCGTCTTCGCCGTGCCGACGATGTGGACAAGCGCGGTGCTGGCGTTCGTCGTGGGTACTGCGTCGCGGCGTCCGCTGGCGGTCTATGCGGTTCCGATCACGATGGTGTTGGGCGTGCTGTTCTTCCTCTGGACGTGGCGTCCCCCTGGCCTCGATCCGGCCATTGATCAACTGCTGATGGTGCTCGATCCGTCAGGGCTGCGATGGGTCTACCAGGTACTCGTCGCCGGGGACCCTGGCGTGACATACTACAACACCGCGCCGCTGGCTTTCGACGGGACGTTCTGGCTCAACCGGCTCGTGTGGGTCGTCGGGCCGCTGCTCGGGCTCGTGTTCGCGCTCCGTCAACAGCGCGCCATCGCCACGGGCGCGCGAGCCGCGACGAAACCGAAGCGGCGGTGGCTCCGCCGTGCATCTGCAGTCGACGACGGCGAGCGAGGCGAGATCGGGCTATTTGCGCCGCTGCGGGACCTTGGCATGACGCAGCGTCGGCCCGGCTTCTGGGCGAGCGTCGGGCACGTCCTCCGCGCGGAACTTCGGGAGATGGCGAACCAGCCACTCGTCTACGTCGCGCTGCTGTTCGTGGTGCTGCTCGTCGGCGAGTTCGCGACCGAGCAGGACGCGTTGGGTGCCCCAGCGCTGCTCACGGCAGGCACAATGGCCGTTGGCTCCATCGAGGTGCTCACCGTGCTCGGGAGCCTGCTGCTGCTCTTCACGCTCGTCGAGTCGGTGCGGCGCGAGGCGCGGACGCGCTTCGACGGCATCCTCTACGCGATGCCTGTGCGGACGGGCGCGCTGCTCCTGGCGAAGGGCCTCGCGAACGGACTCCTGATCGCGCTTCTGATCGCGGTGTGCGGCGTGGCGAGCCTGATGTTCCTCGCAGGCCAGGGCATCGCCCCGCTCGACCTTGGCCCGTTCGTGAGCGTATGGGGACTCGTCCTCACGCCGACGTTCCTCGTCTGGGGCGCGTTCGTGGCAGCGGTGCTCTCGCTGACGGGCAACCGCTTTGCGACGTACGGCATTGGGCTGGCCGTGCTCGCGCTCACAGCGTACGCGTTCGCGTCGGGACGGATGACGTGGGTGGCGAACTGGCCGCTCTGGGCGACGCTACGCTGGAGCGACCTCGGCTGGATGCCGCTCAACGACGGCGCGCTGCTCTTCAACCGTGCGCTGATGCTGGCGCTCACCGTCGCATTCGCCGCTGCCGCGTGGCGCTGGTTTCCGCGCCGCGACTACGACGGCGCGTGGTGGGCGCATTCTGCCGGGATCCTGAAACGCAACGCCGTCGGCGCGCTCGGGCTGATCGCGCTGCCGCTGGCGCTGGGCGGGACGCTCGCCTACCAGGTCCGCACCGGCTTCCAGGGCCAGGCCGCGGAGGACTGGGCGACGGCCTACTGGAAGGCGAACTACGATGTGTGGAGCGACATCCCGCCGCCGACCGTCGCGCATGTGGACCTGCGCATCGACCTCCAGCCCGCCGACCGCCGCCTCGACGCGACGGGCACCTACACCGTCGTCAATGGCTCCAATGCGCCGATGGCGCAGGTGCCGTTCACGAACGGCTACGGCTTCAGCGAGGTCGCCTGGTCGCTGGACGCCGGGGCGTCGCCGCCTGTGGAACGTCGTCCTGGCCTCGACGTCGTCACGCTCCCAGCGCCGCTCGTACCAGGCGACAGCATCGCCCTGAACTTCGCCTACGCGCTCACCTACCCGCGCGGGATCACGCGCAACGGCGGCGGCACGGCGCACTTCCTGCTGCCTGAGGGCGTGCTGCTCTCAACCTACCGCGGCGAGTTCGTCCCGATTCCTGGCCTCATCGAAGGGCTTGGCGCTCCAGAACCCGCAGAGCCACGTGTCTATCCCGACGGCTGGTGGCAAGACTCCCTCGCCACGCTCGACGCGCTCGCGCCGCCCTTCACGGCAAGCCTCGAAGTCCGCGCCCCGCGCGCCTACACCGTCACGTCGGCAGGCGTCCGCACCGACTCGACCGCCGACGCCACGCACACCACGGTCGTGTGGGAGACGGACCACCCCGTCCGCGCTCTCAACCTGATGGCAGGGAAATGGGACGAGGCCGCACGTCCCTACGACGGCGGCACGAACGCGGTCTACCACCACCCGAGCCATAGGTACAACATCGAGGCGATGCTGGACGCGATGGCGCTCGCGCGGACGCACTACAGCGACTGGTTCGGCCCCTACCCGTGGCGCGACCTGCGTATCAACGAGTTCCCCGACCTGCAGACCAACGCGACGGCGTTCCCGGTCAACATCAGCATGAGCGAGAGCGCGGGCTTCCTCACGCGCCCGCCGGGAAACGCGGACCAGGCCGCTGCAAACCTCGCGTTCATCGTCACCGTGCACGAGATCGCGCACATGTGGTGGGGGCATATCGTTGCGGCGGCGCAGGGACCGGGAACGGGCGTGATCGTGGAGGGGATCGCGGACTACGCGACGTTGCTGCTGATCGAGGAAGCCTTTGGCGAGGCTGCGCGGATCGCGTTCGCCGAACGCCTCGAAGCCCGCTTCCTGCGCGGGCGTCGCGCCGCCACCGCCGTCCCGCTCGTGGACACGCGCGAGGGGCGTGACGAGGTCGCGATCTACAACCAGGGCGCGTGGGCGCTATGGATGCTCCACAACCACCTCGGCCGCGACGCGATGTTCGATGGGCTCCGTGCATTCGTCGCCGAGCGCCGCGACAGCCGCGACGCACCCGCACTGCAAGACCTCCTCGCCGACCTGCGCCCGTATGCGGCCGACTCGACGGCCTACGACGAGGGGGTAGCGGCCTGGTTCGAGAGCATGGCGCTCCCCGCGTTCGCCTGGACCGAGGTCGAGATCGAACAGACGTTTCGAGGCCGCTACCAGCTGACGGCCACGCTCGAAAACACCGGCGATGGGTCTGCCACGGTCGTAGTCGCTGCCACGTCCGGCAACCGCTCTGCCGACGACGGCGACTATGCCGAGGCTCGCCAGACGGTCACGCTCGCTCCGGGGGCCTCGCAGCGGCTATCGTGGACGCTCCGCACGCTGCCGGAGCACCTCGTCGTGGACCCGGACGCCCGGGTGCTGATGCGCGACCGCGACCAAGCAAAAGCCGACGTGTGA
- a CDS encoding ABC transporter ATP-binding protein — protein sequence MLHLEGLTKVYPGPVCALSDVTLTIPRGMFGLLGPNGAGKSTLMKILAGLLEPTAGRVTFDGIDVTAHPEQVWPRLGYLPQAFGFYPNLTGEAMLRHVLRLKGVHAQASEKQLAAALLARVNLTAAAKRKVKTYSGGMRQRLGIAQALAGDPDLLIVDEPTAGLDPEERLRLYRLLADLAADRVVLLSTHLVDDVAMLCPRFAVMRQGRLIAETTPTDALARLDGALFEGTARPDDLPRYTGQIARAYLVAGEHRLRLHLPDGSAPEGFRPVTPTLEDAYLVLMNEAARADTLSREATSREATSREATA from the coding sequence ATGCTCCACCTCGAAGGCCTTACCAAGGTCTACCCCGGCCCCGTCTGCGCGCTCAGCGATGTCACCCTCACCATCCCGCGCGGGATGTTTGGGCTGCTCGGCCCCAACGGCGCGGGCAAGTCGACGCTGATGAAGATCCTCGCCGGGCTGCTGGAGCCGACGGCGGGCCGCGTGACGTTCGACGGCATCGACGTGACGGCGCACCCGGAGCAGGTGTGGCCGCGCCTCGGCTACCTCCCGCAGGCGTTCGGCTTCTACCCGAACCTCACCGGGGAGGCGATGCTTCGGCACGTCTTGCGCCTCAAAGGTGTGCACGCCCAGGCCAGCGAGAAACAACTCGCGGCGGCGCTGCTGGCGCGCGTCAACCTCACGGCCGCGGCGAAGCGCAAAGTGAAGACCTACTCGGGCGGCATGCGGCAGCGCCTCGGCATCGCGCAGGCGCTCGCGGGCGACCCGGACTTGCTGATCGTCGACGAGCCGACGGCGGGCCTCGACCCGGAGGAGCGGCTCCGGCTCTACCGCCTCCTCGCCGACCTCGCCGCCGACCGCGTGGTGCTCCTCTCGACGCACCTCGTGGACGACGTGGCGATGCTGTGCCCGCGCTTCGCGGTGATGCGCCAGGGCCGCCTCATCGCCGAGACAACGCCCACCGACGCCCTCGCCCGCCTCGACGGCGCGCTCTTCGAAGGCACCGCGCGCCCGGACGACCTCCCGCGCTACACCGGGCAGATCGCCCGCGCCTACCTCGTCGCCGGGGAGCATCGCCTCCGCCTCCACCTCCCCGACGGCAGCGCGCCGGAGGGCTTCCGCCCCGTCACGCCGACGCTGGAGGACGCCTACCTCGTGCTGATGAACGAGGCGGCCCGTGCCGACACCCTTTCTCGTGAGGCCACTTCTCGTGAGGCCACTTCTCGTGAGGCCACCGCGTGA